One genomic region from Microcystis panniformis FACHB-1757 encodes:
- a CDS encoding ISAs1 family transposase — MLSLIEKLKQVKDFRKDKGKRHPLWIVLVVIILGTMLGYSGYRELGEFAKNNRHRLSKEFNIIPERVPSYSTIRRVMMGVDWQSLLKMFNEWALQEYGQRDDINWLGIDGKSLKNTLKNPNNEQQNFIMFISLFSQESGLVLHLKRIENKKGSEIDEGQAIIEDCSLQNKVFTGDALHCQKKTISLIAKTKNDYVITVKGNQKNLYQRIQDLSNSSKPESFFLEQDNSHGRKISRKIEVFKVRKNERKGFENLRRVIKVERRGSRGDKTYEETAYYISSLTESAEVFAKIIRGHWKIENQLHWVKDVIFEEDKSEISDFQAASNWSILTTIGLNLFRGLGFLSITEGQRWLAERWEKLIVLST; from the coding sequence ATGTTGAGCTTAATAGAAAAACTAAAACAAGTCAAGGACTTTCGGAAAGATAAAGGAAAAAGACACCCTTTATGGATAGTATTAGTAGTAATAATACTAGGAACAATGCTAGGATACTCAGGTTATAGAGAACTAGGAGAGTTTGCTAAAAATAATCGGCACAGGCTGAGTAAAGAATTTAACATAATTCCAGAAAGAGTCCCATCCTATTCAACAATTAGAAGGGTAATGATGGGAGTTGACTGGCAGAGTTTGTTAAAAATGTTTAATGAATGGGCATTACAAGAATATGGACAAAGAGATGATATAAATTGGCTAGGCATAGATGGAAAAAGTCTCAAAAACACCCTAAAGAATCCTAACAATGAACAACAAAATTTTATCATGTTTATCTCATTGTTTAGTCAAGAAAGTGGCTTGGTATTACACTTAAAAAGAATCGAAAACAAAAAAGGGTCTGAAATCGACGAAGGGCAAGCTATAATTGAGGATTGCTCTCTCCAAAATAAAGTTTTTACTGGGGATGCTTTACACTGTCAGAAGAAAACAATCAGCTTAATAGCCAAGACTAAAAATGACTATGTTATCACCGTTAAAGGAAATCAGAAAAATCTTTATCAGCGAATACAAGACCTGAGTAATTCCTCAAAGCCAGAAAGTTTTTTTCTTGAACAAGATAATAGTCATGGACGAAAAATATCAAGAAAAATAGAAGTTTTTAAAGTGAGGAAAAATGAAAGAAAAGGGTTTGAAAATCTGCGAAGAGTTATTAAAGTAGAAAGAAGGGGTAGTCGCGGGGATAAAACCTATGAAGAAACAGCTTACTATATCAGTAGCCTAACCGAATCCGCCGAAGTATTTGCTAAAATTATTCGAGGACACTGGAAAATAGAAAATCAGTTACATTGGGTAAAAGATGTAATTTTTGAGGAAGATAAAAGCGAAATTAGTGATTTTCAAGCGGCCAGCAATTGGTCAATTCTCACAACCATAGGATTGAATCTTTTCAGAGGTTTGGGTTTTCTCTCAATCACAGAGGGACAGAGGTGGTTAGCTGAACGTTGGGAAAAACTGATAGTTTTATCGACGTAA
- a CDS encoding ABC transporter permease subunit (The N-terminal region of this protein, as described by TIGR01726, is a three transmembrane segment that identifies a subfamily of ABC transporter permease subunits, which specificities that include histidine, arginine, glutamine, glutamate, L-cystine (sic), the opines (in Agrobacterium) octopine and nopaline, etc.), with protein MIKFWRGRAVQRVIFALLGLVLALGLTVIPAFSQTPPNPFRVATEATFPPFEFQQGGQLTGFDIDLMRAIGKEADLNIDFRNLPFDGIIPALQARTVEAAISGMTITAERAQAISFSRPYFRAGLAIAVREDNKTIRNFEDLKGKKIAVQIGTTGALEATKIPGATVSQFDSAALALQELINGRVEAVVNDKPVTLYAIKQAGLRGVKVVGELLTEEFYGIALPKNSPYLQLINDALGRVIESGQYDVIFREWFGEKPPVLPLVAPALKNLQESRFNWGELFYNLIVKGVPWTILLTVLSFLFGLIGGTLVAIALISPYKWLKIICRIYVDFFRGTPMLVQLFLIYFGLPGLFREIGLNIDLDRLPAALFALSLNVAAYLAEIMRGGIQSIDNGQWEACSSLGMSPVQTMREVIFPQAFRRMLPPLGNEFITLIKDTSLAAVIGFEELFRQGQLMVATTYKAFEIYIAVALVYLVLTTLSSVVFKRLEIYMDPLHKSKQEQKA; from the coding sequence ATGATTAAATTTTGGCGAGGGCGGGCGGTGCAGAGAGTCATCTTTGCCTTGTTAGGATTAGTCTTGGCGCTCGGATTAACTGTTATTCCCGCTTTTTCTCAGACTCCTCCTAATCCTTTTCGAGTCGCCACAGAAGCGACTTTTCCACCCTTTGAATTTCAACAAGGGGGACAATTAACCGGGTTTGATATCGATTTAATGCGGGCAATTGGCAAGGAAGCTGATCTCAACATTGACTTTAGAAATTTACCCTTTGATGGTATTATTCCGGCCCTACAAGCAAGAACAGTGGAAGCCGCTATTAGTGGCATGACAATCACCGCCGAACGCGCCCAAGCGATTTCTTTTTCTCGACCTTATTTTAGGGCTGGTTTAGCGATCGCTGTTCGGGAAGATAATAAGACGATTAGAAATTTTGAAGACTTAAAAGGCAAAAAAATTGCCGTCCAAATTGGCACTACGGGAGCCTTAGAAGCGACAAAAATACCGGGGGCAACAGTTAGTCAATTTGACTCGGCGGCTTTAGCTTTGCAGGAATTAATTAATGGTCGAGTTGAGGCGGTAGTTAACGATAAACCCGTGACTTTGTATGCAATTAAACAAGCGGGTTTACGGGGAGTAAAAGTAGTCGGAGAATTATTAACGGAGGAATTCTACGGGATTGCTTTACCCAAAAATTCCCCCTATCTCCAATTAATTAATGATGCTCTCGGTCGAGTTATAGAAAGTGGTCAGTACGATGTTATTTTTCGGGAATGGTTTGGAGAAAAACCGCCGGTCTTACCCTTAGTTGCCCCAGCTTTAAAGAATTTACAGGAATCGAGGTTTAACTGGGGAGAATTATTCTATAACCTGATTGTGAAAGGGGTTCCCTGGACAATTCTGTTAACGGTTCTGTCTTTTCTTTTCGGGTTAATCGGTGGAACTTTAGTGGCTATTGCCCTGATTTCTCCCTACAAATGGTTAAAAATAATTTGCCGCATATATGTGGATTTCTTTCGGGGAACACCGATGCTGGTGCAATTATTCTTGATCTATTTTGGTTTGCCCGGGTTGTTCCGAGAAATTGGCTTAAATATCGACTTAGATCGTTTACCGGCGGCCCTATTTGCCCTAAGTTTAAATGTGGCGGCCTATTTAGCTGAAATTATGCGCGGCGGTATTCAATCGATCGATAATGGTCAATGGGAAGCTTGTTCTAGTTTAGGAATGTCCCCAGTGCAAACCATGCGCGAGGTGATTTTTCCCCAAGCTTTTCGCCGGATGTTGCCACCCTTGGGGAATGAATTTATTACCCTAATTAAAGATACCAGTTTAGCGGCAGTAATCGGTTTTGAAGAATTATTCCGGCAAGGTCAATTAATGGTAGCCACTACCTATAAAGCTTTCGAGATTTATATCGCTGTTGCTTTAGTTTATTTGGTTTTAACTACCCTTTCCTCTGTGGTATTTAAGCGCTTAGAGATTTATATGGATCCCCTACATAAATCTAAACAGGAACAGAAAGCTTAG
- a CDS encoding amino acid ABC transporter ATP-binding protein: MTTTTPVIVSEGLRKSYGSLEVLKGVTGTLYQGDVVSVIGPSGCGKSTFLRCLNRLETINGGRLEVMGIDISSPKLNQSVLRNLRSRVSMVFQHFNLFPHLTVLQNLMLAPKQVLHHSENEAKDTAIHYLEKVGLAPKADVYPDQLSGGQKQRVAIARSLCMKPEVILFDEPTSALDPELVGEVLNVMRQLADEGMTMVVVTHEMQFAKEVSNKVLFFNQGVIEEAGDPDTFFNNPHSERLQAFLSRINSN, from the coding sequence ATGACCACTACCACCCCTGTGATTGTTAGTGAAGGTTTACGCAAAAGTTACGGCTCTTTAGAGGTACTTAAAGGAGTTACAGGCACTCTTTATCAAGGGGACGTGGTATCGGTAATCGGTCCCTCTGGCTGCGGCAAAAGTACCTTTTTACGCTGTCTCAATCGTTTGGAAACAATTAACGGTGGCCGCTTGGAGGTGATGGGAATTGACATCTCTTCCCCGAAGTTAAATCAATCAGTCCTCCGCAATTTACGCAGCCGGGTAAGTATGGTGTTTCAACACTTCAATCTTTTTCCCCATCTCACCGTTTTACAAAACTTGATGTTGGCCCCCAAGCAAGTGTTACACCACTCGGAAAATGAGGCTAAGGATACGGCAATTCATTATCTGGAAAAGGTGGGTTTGGCCCCAAAAGCCGATGTTTATCCCGACCAATTATCGGGAGGCCAAAAACAACGGGTGGCGATCGCTCGCAGTCTCTGCATGAAACCAGAGGTGATTTTATTTGATGAACCCACTTCGGCCCTGGATCCGGAATTAGTCGGGGAAGTGTTAAACGTTATGCGTCAATTGGCCGATGAGGGGATGACTATGGTAGTCGTCACCCACGAAATGCAGTTCGCTAAGGAGGTCTCTAACAAGGTTTTGTTCTTTAATCAAGGTGTCATCGAAGAAGCAGGTGATCCCGACACCTTCTTTAATAATCCCCACAGCGAGCGCTTACAAGCCTTTTTAAGTCGCATCAATAGTAATTAG
- a CDS encoding glycosyltransferase WbsX family protein: protein MSISQSSLPCSIKARLIAFYLPQFHPIPENDQWWGKGFTEWTNVGKAKPLFPGHDQPRVPADLGYYDLRVQETRIAQAELAQKYGVEAFCYWHYWFGGGRRLLEKPFNEVLQDKEPNFPFCLAWANQTWSGIWHGSPDKVLIRQTYPGIEDYQNHFYALLEAFGDHRYLTVEGKPLFVVYSPLALPIPREFTDCWRDLAAQSGLKGLYIVGMTKDPSWNPEANGFDASTIPNPDYLFSERSIRISLKRTLPEKIYKKALKLLNKELHDQKYPKLPTLFSYEKAIECAFIKNNLEFENYPCIFPNWDNSPRSGVNGRVFLDSTPELFRLHLLDALKQVASKSHEKRIIFIKAWNEWAEGNYLEPDQKWGKAYLEVIKDEVFSKEGL from the coding sequence ATGAGTATCAGTCAATCTAGTTTACCTTGTAGTATTAAAGCTAGACTTATTGCTTTTTACTTGCCTCAATTTCACCCTATTCCAGAAAATGATCAGTGGTGGGGTAAAGGTTTTACAGAATGGACAAATGTAGGTAAGGCTAAACCTTTATTTCCCGGTCACGATCAACCTCGTGTTCCTGCTGATTTAGGTTATTATGATTTGCGTGTTCAAGAAACTCGTATTGCTCAAGCAGAATTAGCTCAAAAATATGGAGTTGAAGCATTTTGTTATTGGCATTATTGGTTTGGTGGTGGCCGCCGTTTATTAGAAAAGCCTTTTAATGAAGTTTTGCAGGATAAAGAACCAAATTTCCCTTTCTGTCTAGCTTGGGCTAACCAAACTTGGAGTGGCATTTGGCATGGTTCTCCGGATAAAGTTCTGATTCGTCAAACCTATCCTGGTATCGAAGATTATCAAAATCATTTCTATGCACTTCTGGAGGCTTTTGGCGATCATCGTTATCTTACTGTTGAGGGAAAACCTCTCTTTGTGGTTTATTCTCCCCTTGCTTTGCCAATACCAAGAGAATTCACCGATTGTTGGCGAGATTTAGCTGCTCAATCTGGGCTGAAAGGGCTATATATAGTTGGGATGACTAAAGATCCTTCCTGGAATCCTGAAGCCAATGGATTTGATGCTTCTACCATTCCCAATCCAGATTATCTTTTTAGTGAACGTAGTATTAGAATAAGTCTTAAAAGAACTTTGCCTGAAAAAATATATAAGAAAGCTTTAAAATTACTCAATAAAGAGTTACATGATCAAAAATATCCCAAGCTACCTACGCTATTTTCCTATGAAAAAGCTATCGAATGTGCCTTCATTAAAAATAATTTAGAGTTTGAAAATTATCCTTGCATATTTCCCAATTGGGATAACTCGCCAAGAAGCGGAGTGAATGGTAGAGTGTTCCTTGATTCAACGCCAGAATTATTTAGGCTTCATCTCTTAGATGCTTTAAAACAAGTTGCTTCTAAAAGTCATGAAAAAAGAATTATTTTTATAAAAGCTTGGAATGAATGGGCAGAGGGCAATTATTTAGAACCCGATCAAAAATGGGGAAAAGCTTATTTAGAAGTCATTAAAGACGAAGTATTTTCTAAGGAAGGCCTATAA